The Mercurialis annua linkage group LG8, ddMerAnnu1.2, whole genome shotgun sequence genome window below encodes:
- the LOC126659809 gene encoding basic blue protein-like produces the protein MVIAKLMMLMCVLMVGSLIDAKPPTTYTVGDEFGWTLTIDMGAWAKGKTFYAGDYLVFKYDEIYYNVVVDDKEGFDACIASDNSTTYNDGYNKLQVVFGKNYFMCGHFVDCQAGMKMTIDGKAPPPLL, from the exons atggttaTTGCAAAATTAATGATGTTAATGTGTGTTTTGATGGTTGGGAGTTTAATTGATGCAAAACCTCCTACCACTTATACGGTTGGCGATGAATTTGGGTGGACTCTAACAATTGACATGGGAGCTTGGGCCAAGGGCAAGACATTTTATGCTGGTGATTATCTAG TGTTCAAGTATGATGAGATATATTACAATGTGGTGGTAGATGATAAAGAAGGATTTGATGCATGCATAGCTTCAGACAATTCTACAACATATAATGATGGATACAATAAACTTCAGGTTGTTTTTGGAAAAAATTACTTTATGTGTGGTCACTTTGTGGATTGTCAAGCCGGTATGAAGATGACAATTGATGGAAAAGCACCACCACCACTACTATAA